The genomic DNA TTCGTGATACCCACGGTCACGATGTGCACGATGGACTCGTAGCTCCCGTCGATGTGGTCGAAGTCCCCGGTGGTGAGATTGGGGCCGTTGCGTCCATTCACGCCGCCCATGCCGTGGCAGCCGTTGCAGCTCTTGGGCGCGCTGAACATCGAATCGCCCGCGGCGACCATCGCCGCGGTGACGCC from Gemmatimonadaceae bacterium includes the following:
- a CDS encoding cytochrome c, which produces GVTAAMVAAGDSMFSAPKSCNGCHGMGGVNGRNGPNLTTGDFDHIDGSYESIVHIVTVGITKKELQHPEEHRFPMRPRGGHDLTDDQIRDIAAYVWTLSNH